The DNA window AAATGCAAAATCATGTGGAGCTTTATCTAAAATATTTGCAGAAGCTGGAGACATTGTTTTAGTTGATGCCCCACTATGTGAAATAGATACTTCAGTAGAACCACCTCAAATTATcgcagaaaaaaaagatgaaatagaaaatgaaaaagtaatGAACACTAATAATGAGAAAATAGAACgtgaaaaagatgaaaatttattcaaaGGAAGCAATGTGAATATAAAAGAAACGGAAAAACAagtaaataatgaaaacaaatTAGGCCTCTCCTATGAATTGACAAGCGAACGAACAGAAAAAAGAGTTCGTATGTTACCAATAAGAAAACGAATCGCGGAAAGGTTAAAGGAATCGCAAAATACGTGCGCTTTATTAACAACTTTTAACGAATGCGATATGAGTAAAGTAATAGTCTTAAGAAATGAATTAAAAGATACATTTCAAAAAAAGTATGAGTGTAAATTAGGATTTGTAtccttatttatatatgcttcAACAttagctttaaaaaaaatgccacaagtaaatgcatatattgaaaatgatgaaattgtttataagaattatatagACATTTCTGTAGCAGTAGCTACACCTAATGGGTTAACTGTTCCAGTTATTCGTGATtgtcaaaataaaaaattaccaCAACTAGAATTAGCATTATCTGAATTAGCTACAAAGgcaagaaataataaattatcttTAGATGATTTCACTGGTGGTACATTTACTATATCTAATGGAGGAGTATTTGGTAGCATGTTAAGTACTCCTATTGTTAACATGCCCCAGTCTGCTATTCTAGGTATGCacacaataaaaaatagagcaGTTGTtgttaataatgaaattgtTATAAGACCCATTATGTACCTAGCCTTAACCTATGATCATAGATTATTGGATGGAAGAGATGCTGTGCAATTTTTATCTGCAATAAAAGATTACATAGAAAACCCTAATCTTATGTTAATAGATTGAAGGGAGTCATGGAAGTGCTAAATATATgcgcatgtatatatatatatatatatatatatatatatatatatatatatatgtattctttATATTGTACTTACTCCCcacctttttttcatttcaccCTTTTTAATCTTACCCGATTTATCTGTAATATTAACTATAATTCAGCCTAAATTTATCAACTAATACGTGTACATGGTTGTCGAAACTGTTCAGATTATAATAAGAATTAAAACAACATAGTATACGTGTATTTacctatttttaataatatgaatattttcttataaaatatatatatatatttaccattaaaaatatatccaaAGAATAGTACATTTTTCTTGGCATAAATaaagtttttcattttatactTTTCCTTTGGACAtgccttttccttttttctttatatattttatccaTATAACACCTTAAATAAGAACAATATTTAATTACAAACGTTGTATGCTCATCTACGTCATATCTTTaagtaaatgaaatattaagattatgtgcacatatatattcatatactgTTAAATCATTCTTAAattaatttcttctttttttccttgattgtaataaaataaaattagctACATGTTAAGAAAACATCATATAAGGAACATAATTCTTCTGGacacatatgtgtattaaattaaattgtgttttaaagcttttttttttttttatatagtaaaattatattaatattaatattcatttttgtttttgttttacttttgtagtggaaaatttaattcataacatataaaatatagttgAATACGTGAAGggataaaacaaatatgcaGTAActcacataaaaaaataacacaaAATAGAATGCgtcaataaaataaactataaaaaaaaggttattCCATAATTAATAGTAtcattatgataataaaaatgataaatcaTAATGGCTTTCTATTTTACTCATTAGAAATATCCTTTCCAGCGTTTTCCACCTGCAATTGGAAcaaagttatatatattatgtgtgAATAAGAAGCTGATGTACACTTATTAAATGGCTGAAAAATAgacataataatatgaacataggaatgtaataaatgaccaaataaaaataacaaaaataatgaattccCCAATTAGcaattacatatgtatagCAAAGTTTACGAAACGTATATGACTAAAATTAagcagtatatatatatgtattatgtatatatctacGTGTGAATTTTCCTCTTCCaataatttcatttgttCCTGGTTATACAAGTCGTCTATCCAtactaataatgaaaaaaaaaaaaaagaattgtgtattttttaaaaagaattattctaaaaataaaacaaagagtaatataaaacaatacGGAGAAATAGTAAACCTGGTTTATACTGATCCATCTTTTTAGTTTTGGAATagtttacataaattttctttccattcaattcaaaattattcatattatataacgCGTGTTTGGCATCTTCTTTTTCTACGTATTCTATAAATGCGAAACCtctgtttttttcttaaaaaagaaaaaggaataacGAGAATggtaagttttttttatttttttattgtactGTTTTATATATCGAAATAGTTAAAGAAAACTTAGAgatgtaataattatatgcaaaatataaagaaatagaagATGTAATTTCCACCccctttcttttttaattgcaGTACTTGTAACTACATTCACAGGAATTTCTATATTCCTTATATCACcgaatgatgaaaaaatgtCATACAAACTCTTTTCATCTAATGTCTCATCAATTCCACctacaaataatatttcagCAGCATCATCAGCCATA is part of the Plasmodium malariae genome assembly, chromosome: 14 genome and encodes:
- the PmUG01_14037500 gene encoding dihydrolipoyllysine-residue succinyltransferase component of 2-oxoglutarate dehydrogenase complex, putative, yielding MTQNLIIRINKPLFNNTSRIKRILFNIENKHRGKYHSSFKRYFSIDTVKVPRLGDSITEGTISEWKKKVGDYVRTDETLTVIDTDKVSVDINAKSCGALSKIFAEAGDIVLVDAPLCEIDTSVEPPQIIAEKKDEIENEKVMNTNNEKIEREKDENLFKGSNVNIKETEKQVNNENKLGLSYELTSERTEKRVRMLPIRKRIAERLKESQNTCALLTTFNECDMSKVIVLRNELKDTFQKKYECKLGFVSLFIYASTLALKKMPQVNAYIENDEIVYKNYIDISVAVATPNGLTVPVIRDCQNKKLPQLELALSELATKARNNKLSLDDFTGGTFTISNGGVFGSMLSTPIVNMPQSAILGMHTIKNRAVVVNNEIVIRPIMYLALTYDHRLLDGRDAVQFLSAIKDYIENPNLMLID
- the PmUG01_14037600 gene encoding RNA-binding protein, putative, which encodes MADDAAEILFVGGIDETLDEKSLYDIFSSFGDIRNIEIPVNVVTKKNRGFAFIEYVEKEDAKHALYNMNNFELNGKKIYVNYSKTKKMDQYKPVWIDDLYNQEQMKLLEEENSHVENAGKDISNE